The Jiangella sp. DSM 45060 genome contains the following window.
GTCGCCCGCTCGCCGCACGGCCAGGCCGTCGCGTACCCCGTCGTCGAGTCGGTGCAGCGTGACGGCATCTGCGTCGAGGTGGTGGCGCCGGCGCCGGGGCTGTCGCCCGACCTCGCGAACGAGGCGCAGCGGCTCGCGCTGACGGTGGCCGCGGAGCTGGGCGTCGTGGGGGTGCTGGCGGTCGAGCTGTTCGAGACGACGGACGGCCGGCTGCTGGTCAACGAGCTGGCGATGCGGCCGCACAACTCCGGGCACTGGTCCATCGACGGCGCCGTGACCAGCCAGTTCGAGAACCACCTGCGAGCCGTCCTGGACCTCCCGCTCGGCTCGCCGGTCGTGCGGGCCCCGTACACCGTCATGGTCAACCTGCTCGGCGGCGACCTCCCCGAGGTGTACTCGACGTACCGCCACATCATGGCGCGCGACCCGGAACTCAAGGTGCACTGGTACGGCAAGGGCGTACGGCCGGGCCGGAAGGTCGGCCACGTGACGGCGTACGGCGCCGACCTCGAGTCGCTGCGGGAACGGGCCTGGCACGCCGCCGACTACATCCGAGGGGACATCGATGAGTGACCTGGTGACGGCACGAGGGTCCGGCGCGCCGCTGGTCGGCATCGTCATGGGCTCCGACTCCGACTGGCCGGTGATGTCCGCCGCCGCCGAGGCGCTGGATGAGCTGGCCGTGCCGCACGAGGTCGGCGTCGTGTCGGCGCACCGGATGCCGCAGGCGATGCTGGCCTACGGCGCCGACGCGGCCGGGCGGGGGCTGCGGGTGCTGATCGCCGGCGCCGGCGGCGCCGCTCACCTGCCCGGCATGCTCGCGTCGGTGACGTCGCTGCCCGTCGTCGGCGTGCCGGTGCCGCTGAAGTACCTGGACGGCATGGACTCCCTGCTGTCGATCGTCCAGATGCCGGCCGGTGTGCCGGTGGCGACGGTGTCGGTGGGCGGTGCCCGCAACGCCGGCCTGCTGGCCGCCCGCATCCTGGGCGCGTCGGACGACGCCCTGCGTGCGCGCCTCGACGACTTCCGCTCGTCCCTCGAAGCCGCGGCGACGGCGAAGGGCGCCGCCCTGCGCGCCCGCCTCGCGTCCGACGCCGACTCCTGATCCAGCCGACCTCACCCGCGTCTGGCACACCTCACCCGTCCGGGGACCAGTTGGGCCCGGGAACGGCTCGTCATACGGTCTCCACGCGAGTGAGGCGCACATCGGCAGAGTGAGGTCTGCCGATATCCACAGGGCCGCCGGATCTCGGCGATCGTCCACAAATCGGCTGCAGGCCCTGTCGTGCGGGCGCGCCGATGACGACGCTGGGCCAATGCCAGGACGACCGCGCCGACTTCCCGACGACATCGCCGAGCTCATCGCGCGTGAGCACGGGGTGGTGACGCTTGCCGTCGCGCGGGCAGCGGGGGTCGATCCACGACGGCTCCGCCGGCTCTGCGCGGCTGGACTGCTGACCTTGCTGATGCCCGGCTGTTTCGCCATGGCCACGTCAGCTGCGGTCGACGAGTGGGACGAGTTCCGGCTCGGCGCGCGTGCGTTCGCGGGCTACTGCGGTCCGTCCTCCTTCCTGTCTGGGTGGTCGGCCGCGGTCACGTGGCGGCTTCCAACCATCGGACGGCCGCCGTCACGCCACAGCGCTGTCCGCCAGGTCGGCGCAGGCCACTCGGTGCGGAACACACCCTTCGGCGAGCTGCGAGCTGTCGTACTCGCGCCGCGCCATTCCTGTCGCTTCGCCGGTGTGCGGGTCGTGAGCAGGGCGTGGACGGTGGCCGATCTGGCCCGTGCTGGGCCGATCCTGCCCGCGCTTGTCGCCGCTGACGCTGCCGCCGCTGCGGGCGTCGATCTGCGCGGAGCGATCGAGCACATGGAGCACTGGCCCGGCGTTCGACGAGCGAGATGGGTGGCCGCGTATGCCGACCCGATGGCCGAGTCGCCGCTGGAGACGCTCGGGCGGTTCGCGTGTCTGCAGTTCGACCTGCCGCTGCCGGTCTGCAACGCATGGGTCGGCGCCGACGGGCCCGAGTACCGGG
Protein-coding sequences here:
- a CDS encoding 5-(carboxyamino)imidazole ribonucleotide synthase, encoding MVGGGQLARMTQPAAVALGVRLKVLAAAPDESAAQVVNDPVIGDEKALADLRAFAAGCDVLTFDHEHVPPAWLEALEADGVLVRPGSAALLHAQDKGVMRSRLTALGVPCPRWSIVASPDEVAAFGTEVVLKTTRGGYDGKGVWLVTPSTPAEVVEEPFKAGVPVLAEVRVDFARELSAVVARSPHGQAVAYPVVESVQRDGICVEVVAPAPGLSPDLANEAQRLALTVAAELGVVGVLAVELFETTDGRLLVNELAMRPHNSGHWSIDGAVTSQFENHLRAVLDLPLGSPVVRAPYTVMVNLLGGDLPEVYSTYRHIMARDPELKVHWYGKGVRPGRKVGHVTAYGADLESLRERAWHAADYIRGDIDE
- the purE gene encoding 5-(carboxyamino)imidazole ribonucleotide mutase, translating into MSDLVTARGSGAPLVGIVMGSDSDWPVMSAAAEALDELAVPHEVGVVSAHRMPQAMLAYGADAAGRGLRVLIAGAGGAAHLPGMLASVTSLPVVGVPVPLKYLDGMDSLLSIVQMPAGVPVATVSVGGARNAGLLAARILGASDDALRARLDDFRSSLEAAATAKGAALRARLASDADS
- a CDS encoding type IV toxin-antitoxin system AbiEi family antitoxin domain-containing protein, whose protein sequence is MPGRPRRLPDDIAELIAREHGVVTLAVARAAGVDPRRLRRLCAAGLLTLLMPGCFAMATSAAVDEWDEFRLGARAFAGYCGPSSFLSGWSAAVTWRLPTIGRPPSRHSAVRQVGAGHSVRNTPFGELRAVVLAPRHSCRFAGVRVVSRAWTVADLARAGPILPALVAADAAAAAGVDLRGAIEHMEHWPGVRRARWVAAYADPMAESPLETLGRFACLQFDLPLPVCNAWVGADGPEYRVDGLWPHHRAAFEADGALKYDNRPDASRIVARQGEREWRLRRIGLDVVRFGWDFAWRNRAELAGRFAALLRDNARHERPIRWWKHVPGVGAVEPEPADWPSPVRSGVVLPAGWDR